The proteins below come from a single Mycobacterium parmense genomic window:
- a CDS encoding ATP-binding protein, with the protein MTDKIDRLIQLNTIFTPGAPVARKDRFAGRLDQLIDVITAIAQPGTHVVLYGERGVGKTSIANVLHEFLGPLGKSTAVARINCSTDDTFDRVWTRLMREVGFDIDRGGDGLGRLDPDSIRQILQQDVPKSIFILDEYDRMEDAESLSQMADTIKALSDHEVATKLIFVGVADSLDGLIGEHESVQRALREVPVPRMSDSEQAQIVDNGLSQVGLRASAAAKAALARLAEGLPHYVHLLALEAASAAVSDDRNLVDMSDVRRAIAKAVDKHTLMKEYLRAVQSSRDSLYGSVLLACALAEKDRLGYFAPPAVRQPLSDVMKRDYDIPAFSRHLKDFTGYDRGSVLKRDGVERRYRYRFRNPLLQPFTVLHAINEGTLPAKYQRQIFGGS; encoded by the coding sequence TTGACTGACAAGATTGACCGGCTGATCCAACTCAATACAATCTTCACGCCTGGTGCACCGGTAGCCAGAAAAGATCGGTTTGCGGGCCGCCTCGACCAGCTGATCGACGTGATCACGGCGATCGCGCAGCCCGGGACGCACGTAGTGCTATACGGAGAACGTGGCGTCGGCAAAACCTCGATTGCGAACGTGCTCCATGAATTTCTTGGGCCCCTCGGAAAAAGCACAGCGGTTGCACGAATCAACTGCAGCACCGACGATACGTTCGACCGGGTGTGGACCAGGCTCATGCGAGAGGTCGGCTTCGATATTGATAGAGGCGGCGACGGGCTGGGCCGACTCGACCCGGATTCGATCCGTCAGATACTTCAGCAAGACGTACCCAAGAGCATCTTCATCTTGGATGAATACGACCGCATGGAGGATGCAGAATCGTTGTCGCAGATGGCCGACACGATCAAGGCCCTGTCAGACCACGAAGTAGCTACGAAGTTGATTTTCGTTGGCGTTGCCGATTCGCTGGACGGGCTCATCGGTGAACACGAATCCGTGCAGCGCGCGCTGAGGGAAGTTCCCGTCCCGCGCATGAGCGACAGCGAGCAGGCGCAGATCGTCGATAACGGTCTAAGCCAGGTTGGACTCCGTGCATCGGCTGCCGCAAAGGCTGCACTGGCACGTCTCGCCGAGGGTTTGCCTCACTACGTCCACTTGCTCGCTCTAGAGGCAGCAAGCGCCGCCGTCAGCGACGACCGCAACTTGGTTGATATGAGCGACGTACGCCGAGCAATTGCAAAGGCCGTCGATAAACACACCCTGATGAAGGAGTATCTGCGTGCCGTCCAGAGCTCGCGGGACAGTTTGTACGGGTCGGTCCTGTTGGCGTGCGCCTTGGCCGAGAAAGACCGTCTTGGTTATTTCGCACCGCCGGCAGTCAGGCAGCCGCTGTCAGATGTGATGAAAAGGGATTACGACATCCCAGCCTTCAGTCGACATCTAAAAGATTTCACCGGCTATGACCGCGGATCCGTGTTGAAGCGGGATGGTGTTGAACGGCGGTACCGATACCGCTTCCGCAACCCGCTGCTGCAGCCTTTTACCGTCTTGCACGCCATAAACGAGGGCACACTTCCGGCGAAGTATCAGAGACAGATATTCGGCGGATCGTGA
- a CDS encoding oxidoreductase, whose amino-acid sequence MIRDERAVTSEAPTVALVGPGAIGTTVAAALHEAGRTPTICGRSARDRLELRADGGRVVVPGPVRIDPGELDATFDLVFLAVKSTQVKAAAPWLSVLCGPNTVVCVLQNGVEQKTLVGPYLSGGAVLPSVVWFPAQREPDASVWLRGEARITVPDEPASAVVLEALRGTCCSVDVAADFTSVAWRKLLQNAVAGLMVLAGRRAGMFARTDVTGLALAYLRECLEVARAEGATLEDEVPQAIVDKFRGSPADLGTSILADRQAGRPLEWDSRNGVVLRRGRSHGIPTPISDLVVPLLAAASDGPG is encoded by the coding sequence GTGATTCGGGACGAGAGGGCCGTGACGTCTGAAGCGCCCACCGTCGCCCTCGTCGGTCCGGGGGCGATCGGCACCACCGTGGCCGCGGCGCTGCACGAGGCCGGCCGGACGCCGACGATTTGCGGTCGCTCGGCGCGCGACCGCCTGGAGCTGCGCGCCGACGGCGGTCGTGTCGTCGTGCCGGGGCCGGTGCGAATCGATCCGGGCGAGCTCGACGCCACCTTCGACCTGGTATTCCTCGCGGTCAAGTCGACCCAGGTGAAGGCGGCCGCGCCCTGGCTTTCGGTGTTGTGCGGCCCGAACACCGTTGTCTGCGTCCTGCAGAACGGCGTCGAGCAGAAAACGCTTGTCGGACCGTACCTTTCCGGCGGCGCGGTGCTGCCCTCGGTGGTGTGGTTTCCCGCTCAACGCGAACCGGACGCCTCGGTGTGGCTGCGCGGCGAAGCGCGCATCACCGTGCCGGACGAGCCGGCGAGCGCCGTGGTGCTCGAGGCGTTGCGCGGCACCTGTTGCTCGGTCGACGTGGCGGCGGACTTCACGTCCGTCGCGTGGCGAAAGCTCCTGCAAAACGCCGTCGCGGGTTTGATGGTTCTGGCTGGTCGCCGTGCTGGCATGTTCGCCCGAACCGACGTCACCGGGCTGGCGCTGGCCTACCTCCGCGAATGCCTCGAGGTTGCTCGCGCCGAGGGCGCGACGCTGGAAGACGAAGTGCCGCAGGCGATCGTCGACAAATTTCGCGGCTCTCCGGCCGACCTGGGCACCTCCATTCTCGCCGACCGGCAAGCCGGCCGTCCCCTCGAATGGGACAGCCGGAACGGGGTCGTGCTGCGGCGTGGACGTTCGCACGGCATCCCCACGCCGATCAGCGATCTGGTCGTGCCGCTGTTGGCGGCCGCCAGCGACGGGCCCGGTTAG
- a CDS encoding alpha/beta fold hydrolase, translating to MTHESVRAGVLDVAYERSGDRRGWPVVLLHGFPYAPRCYDGVVGRLADAGADVIVPYLRGYGPTRFVDAATPRSGQQAALAHDLRDLIAALQLRRPIVAGFDWGGRAACLVAALWPELVSGLVTVDGYNVQNIAAALTPATPDRESAYWYQYYLHGERGRRGLERYRAEYARLLWKQWSPRWSFTDEMLTATVESFDNPDFVDVVVHSYRHRYGLVAGDPAYDATEQRIATEPVVTVPTVVLDTKYDGLPPRPMSGSHDDHFARLVAHRVVEAGHGLPQERPREFAEAVLLLKPR from the coding sequence ATGACTCACGAGTCGGTGCGGGCGGGCGTGCTCGATGTCGCCTATGAACGATCCGGCGATCGCCGGGGATGGCCGGTGGTGCTGTTGCATGGCTTTCCCTACGCACCAAGGTGTTACGACGGCGTTGTCGGTCGGCTCGCCGACGCGGGTGCGGACGTCATCGTGCCGTATCTACGCGGTTACGGGCCAACGCGGTTCGTCGACGCCGCGACGCCGCGCTCCGGGCAGCAGGCAGCGCTGGCGCACGACTTGCGGGACCTGATCGCAGCGCTGCAGTTGCGCCGGCCGATCGTCGCCGGCTTCGACTGGGGCGGCCGAGCCGCCTGCCTGGTCGCGGCGCTGTGGCCGGAACTGGTGTCCGGACTGGTCACCGTGGACGGATACAACGTGCAGAACATCGCTGCGGCGCTCACGCCCGCGACGCCGGATCGCGAGTCAGCCTATTGGTACCAGTACTATCTGCACGGTGAGCGGGGGAGACGCGGCCTGGAGCGCTACCGTGCCGAGTACGCGAGGCTGCTGTGGAAACAGTGGTCGCCGCGGTGGTCGTTCACCGACGAAATGTTGACAGCGACAGTGGAATCGTTCGACAATCCCGACTTCGTCGACGTCGTCGTGCACAGTTACCGCCATCGCTATGGTTTGGTCGCAGGCGATCCGGCCTACGACGCGACCGAGCAGCGCATCGCCACCGAGCCGGTCGTCACGGTGCCCACCGTCGTGCTCGACACCAAGTACGACGGGCTCCCGCCCCGGCCGATGTCCGGCAGCCACGACGATCACTTCGCGCGGCTCGTCGCGCATCGCGTTGTCGAAGCCGGACATGGTCTTCCGCAGGAACGGCCTCGCGAATTCGCCGAGGCCGTGCTGCTGCTGAAGCCGCGGTGA
- a CDS encoding HD domain-containing protein — translation MPTPRFSVDDAIEILRRLEKTPYEDEAVNQLQHALQTAQFARGAKSDNDMVAAALLHDIGRAPEVLDRYGPGGHDRVGAAFCADHICARAAFLVGQHVAAKRYLVATRPGYSGILSPASVRSLRRQGGPMTSEEAAEFESHPFHEEAAQLRYWDDSAKDRTARTDDLPSYAGLLTSVWVSP, via the coding sequence GTGCCCACCCCCCGTTTCTCGGTCGACGACGCCATCGAGATCCTGCGGCGACTCGAGAAGACCCCCTATGAGGACGAGGCCGTCAATCAGCTTCAGCACGCGCTGCAAACCGCGCAGTTCGCCCGAGGAGCCAAGAGCGACAACGACATGGTGGCGGCGGCGCTACTGCACGACATCGGCCGCGCACCGGAGGTCCTCGACCGCTACGGGCCGGGCGGGCACGACCGTGTGGGGGCCGCATTCTGCGCGGACCACATCTGCGCGAGGGCAGCGTTTCTGGTCGGGCAGCACGTCGCCGCCAAGCGTTACCTGGTGGCGACCCGCCCGGGGTACAGCGGCATTCTCAGTCCCGCGTCCGTGCGGTCACTGCGCAGGCAAGGCGGCCCGATGACGTCTGAGGAAGCGGCCGAGTTCGAATCGCACCCGTTTCACGAAGAGGCGGCGCAGCTACGCTACTGGGATGACTCGGCGAAGGACCGCACGGCTCGAACCGACGATCTGCCGTCCTACGCCGGCCTGCTCACCAGCGTCTGGGTGAGTCCATGA
- a CDS encoding MFS transporter codes for MTTAARATVAESIDDAKLGVFHFKAATTAGAGFFTDSYDLNVIGTVTLLATTQFHLNGDQISMLTSSTLLAVALGAMLFGRLGDLFGRRRVYGLEAVLMMIGALVSALAPNFTVLLVGRLILGLGIGGDYPASGVIMTEYANRRNRGRLVGLTFIFYVFGQVCAYLVSLLVLAIGVPDAMAWRLIVGIGVLPSLLVLYQRRHMPESPRWTADRGDERRARQDFESFSTQSSNTTFSAPAELAAPRVGLRSAVVNRRILITLLGTAGSWFFFNVAVYGNSVSQPLLIKSIAPHGTVLSNIAINAVLVVCFSLGGGIAGLLILDRMPRRRLQVTGFGLCAAAMLAIAVVPSLSAAVVPFAVVFGVSLFGIAFGPGYTTMLLAAESYPTSIRSTFHGLSAGVAKVGAFAGALLVPLLLTGAGLRAVMLLAFCCYGAAIAATMLLREPNGLALDDVSRDMHVGAPTPAAVSKSSARQPLDA; via the coding sequence ATGACCACCGCCGCCCGCGCCACCGTCGCGGAGTCGATCGACGACGCGAAACTGGGTGTCTTCCATTTCAAGGCGGCGACGACTGCCGGAGCCGGGTTCTTCACCGACTCCTACGACCTGAACGTGATCGGCACGGTGACCCTGTTGGCCACCACGCAGTTCCACCTCAACGGCGATCAGATCTCGATGCTGACGAGTTCGACACTGCTCGCAGTCGCGTTGGGCGCCATGCTTTTCGGGCGGCTCGGCGATCTGTTCGGGCGTCGCCGGGTGTACGGCCTGGAAGCCGTGTTGATGATGATCGGTGCCCTTGTCTCCGCGCTGGCGCCCAATTTCACGGTGCTCCTGGTCGGCCGGCTGATCCTCGGGCTGGGCATCGGTGGTGACTACCCGGCCAGCGGTGTGATCATGACCGAGTACGCCAACCGCCGCAACCGCGGCCGCCTGGTCGGACTGACCTTCATCTTCTACGTGTTCGGTCAGGTGTGCGCCTACCTGGTCAGCCTGCTGGTCCTGGCCATCGGCGTTCCCGACGCGATGGCCTGGCGGCTGATCGTCGGAATCGGTGTGCTGCCGTCGCTGCTGGTGCTGTATCAGCGCAGGCATATGCCGGAGTCGCCACGCTGGACCGCCGATCGGGGCGACGAGCGACGGGCGCGCCAGGACTTCGAGTCCTTCTCCACCCAGTCGAGCAACACCACGTTCTCGGCCCCTGCCGAGTTGGCTGCCCCACGAGTGGGGCTGCGCTCGGCCGTGGTGAATAGGCGCATCCTGATCACCCTGCTGGGCACCGCGGGCAGCTGGTTCTTCTTCAACGTTGCGGTGTACGGCAATTCGGTCAGCCAGCCGCTGCTGATCAAGAGCATCGCGCCGCACGGGACCGTACTGTCGAACATCGCGATCAACGCGGTCCTGGTGGTCTGCTTCAGCCTTGGCGGCGGCATCGCCGGACTGCTCATCCTGGACCGGATGCCGCGTCGGAGGCTGCAGGTCACCGGCTTCGGCCTGTGTGCCGCCGCAATGCTGGCCATCGCCGTGGTGCCGAGCCTGAGCGCCGCCGTGGTCCCGTTCGCGGTCGTCTTCGGTGTCTCGTTGTTCGGGATCGCCTTCGGTCCCGGCTACACCACGATGTTGCTGGCGGCCGAGTCCTATCCCACCTCGATCCGCAGCACCTTCCACGGGCTGTCGGCCGGTGTCGCCAAGGTGGGCGCCTTCGCCGGCGCCCTACTGGTGCCGCTGCTGTTGACCGGGGCGGGGCTGCGTGCGGTGATGCTGCTGGCGTTCTGCTGCTACGGGGCCGCAATCGCCGCGACCATGCTGTTGCGGGAGCCGAACGGCCTCGCCCTCGACGACGTCAGCAGGGACATGCACGTAGGGGCGCCCACACCGGCCGCCGTATCGAAATCGTCGGCGCGGCAACCACTTGACGCCTGA
- a CDS encoding GntR family transcriptional regulator: MTVALHEVIADSLREQIQRGELALGAALPSESQLCDRWNASRGPVRQALATLRAEGVIAGGRGKPPVVCSSSIGQPFDTLLSYSAWAHSIGRTPGQRTLELALRRADESAAAELGVELGVPVVQVLRLRLLDGEPAMLERATFVEHVGRRLFDFDCDSGSLWAYLLSQGVQFRTASHVIDAVAADPVDALNLGVDEGAPLLRQQRRTRSADGEVIEYHDDRYLPGLISFTLENTLDARCALVRNAKP, encoded by the coding sequence ATGACCGTGGCGTTGCATGAGGTAATCGCCGACAGCCTGCGCGAACAGATCCAGCGAGGTGAGCTCGCGCTCGGCGCCGCGCTGCCGTCCGAGTCCCAGCTCTGTGACCGGTGGAACGCCTCGCGCGGGCCGGTGCGCCAGGCACTGGCCACGCTGCGCGCCGAGGGAGTCATCGCCGGTGGCCGCGGAAAGCCGCCGGTGGTGTGCTCCTCGTCGATCGGCCAGCCCTTCGACACTCTCCTGTCCTACTCCGCCTGGGCTCATTCGATCGGCCGCACACCCGGACAGCGCACGCTGGAGCTGGCGCTGCGCCGCGCCGACGAATCTGCGGCGGCCGAACTCGGCGTAGAGCTGGGCGTGCCCGTGGTACAGGTGCTGCGGTTGCGTCTGCTCGACGGCGAGCCGGCCATGCTCGAGCGCGCCACCTTCGTCGAGCACGTCGGCCGTCGGCTGTTCGACTTCGATTGCGACTCGGGCTCATTGTGGGCGTATCTGCTGTCGCAGGGCGTACAGTTCCGCACCGCTTCACACGTGATCGACGCCGTCGCCGCCGACCCCGTCGACGCGCTGAACCTCGGCGTGGACGAGGGTGCGCCGCTGTTGCGTCAACAACGCCGCACCCGCAGCGCCGACGGCGAGGTCATCGAATACCACGACGACCGCTACCTGCCCGGGCTGATCAGCTTCACCCTCGAAAACACCCTCGACGCGCGCTGTGCGTTGGTGCGTAACGCGAAACCCTGA
- a CDS encoding phosphonatase-like hydrolase, translating to MTQSPPELVVLDMAGTTIDDGMQVYRVLGETAAAHGATPTREDIARWHGSAKHEALRALLTPPGGTPPHDERLHAVVGDFRARLTAAYTAAPPVPLPGVPEALADLREAGIRVALNTGFDREIAESLLEALGWQGDSVVDTVVCGSDVPTGRPAPYMIFRAMERLGVTDVARVLIAGDTPRDLEAGTNAGAAFVVGVLSGAGTAEELGAHRHTHLLPSVADLPAFVGAPRAAVSIA from the coding sequence ATGACCCAATCCCCGCCCGAGCTCGTCGTGCTGGACATGGCGGGCACCACCATCGATGACGGCATGCAGGTCTACCGCGTGCTCGGAGAGACCGCGGCGGCCCACGGGGCGACGCCCACGCGCGAGGACATCGCACGCTGGCACGGCTCGGCCAAGCACGAGGCACTGCGGGCATTGCTCACCCCGCCCGGCGGCACGCCACCGCACGACGAACGGCTGCACGCCGTCGTCGGCGATTTTCGTGCGCGATTGACGGCCGCCTACACCGCCGCACCGCCGGTGCCACTGCCCGGCGTGCCCGAGGCCCTGGCCGATCTGCGGGAGGCCGGGATCCGGGTCGCACTCAACACCGGCTTCGACCGCGAGATCGCCGAGTCGCTGCTCGAAGCGCTGGGCTGGCAAGGCGATTCAGTTGTCGACACCGTCGTGTGCGGCAGCGATGTACCGACCGGGCGCCCCGCCCCGTACATGATCTTCCGGGCGATGGAACGGCTCGGTGTCACCGACGTGGCGCGCGTGCTCATCGCCGGAGACACGCCGCGCGATCTCGAGGCCGGCACCAACGCCGGCGCGGCGTTCGTCGTCGGCGTCCTTTCCGGCGCCGGCACGGCCGAGGAACTCGGCGCGCATCGACACACCCATCTGTTGCCGTCGGTCGCCGACCTGCCCGCCTTCGTCGGCGCTCCCCGCGCGGCGGTGAGCATCGCGTGA
- a CDS encoding zinc-binding dehydrogenase — MTAHTLAAIWRGGEAITVEPVRVPPLCPGEVLVRVRLATVCGSDRHTVSGRRTQPCPSILGHETVGQIVSLGTGAPRAVDGRPLREGQRVIWSVTLPCGACDRCRAGVTAKCRNVRKAGHEALDSGWTLSGGYAQHVVLPRGLAIAIVDDDLPDAVAAPAACATATVMAVTERAGPMAGRRVIVIGAGMLGLAAVAAATWAGAARVLAVDPAPARRTLAQRFGATAVRPSISEDDKCDVLLEFSGSPAALQAGMGTLDVQGMGVLAGSVLPGAPISVDPESVVRRQLCIAGVHNYEPRHLGAALDFLRATLDRFGWPELVAAPKQLDDVGALLTASAGAMPRYSIAP; from the coding sequence GTGACCGCACACACCCTCGCCGCCATTTGGCGCGGTGGCGAAGCGATCACCGTGGAGCCCGTTCGGGTGCCGCCGCTGTGCCCGGGCGAGGTGCTGGTGCGCGTGCGACTGGCCACCGTGTGCGGCAGCGACCGCCATACAGTCAGCGGACGCCGCACCCAGCCGTGCCCGTCGATCCTCGGCCACGAGACCGTCGGCCAGATCGTCTCGCTCGGAACGGGTGCGCCACGGGCGGTCGACGGCCGGCCACTGCGGGAGGGGCAGCGCGTCATCTGGTCGGTGACGCTGCCGTGCGGCGCGTGCGACCGGTGCCGCGCCGGCGTGACCGCGAAATGCCGCAACGTGCGCAAGGCCGGGCACGAGGCCCTGGACTCCGGCTGGACGCTGTCCGGTGGCTACGCCCAACATGTCGTGTTGCCAAGGGGATTGGCGATTGCGATCGTCGACGACGACCTGCCCGACGCCGTCGCGGCGCCCGCGGCCTGCGCGACGGCCACGGTCATGGCGGTGACCGAGCGCGCCGGCCCGATGGCCGGCCGCCGGGTGATCGTCATCGGTGCGGGCATGCTGGGCCTGGCGGCGGTGGCCGCCGCCACCTGGGCCGGAGCCGCGCGGGTGCTCGCGGTCGATCCGGCGCCGGCGAGGCGCACGCTCGCACAGCGCTTCGGCGCGACAGCAGTGCGACCGTCGATCAGCGAAGACGATAAATGCGATGTGCTGCTTGAGTTTTCCGGCTCGCCGGCGGCGCTACAAGCCGGGATGGGCACGCTCGACGTGCAGGGAATGGGCGTGCTGGCCGGCTCCGTCCTGCCCGGCGCGCCGATCAGCGTGGACCCGGAGTCGGTGGTGCGCCGTCAATTGTGCATCGCCGGCGTGCACAACTACGAGCCCCGCCATCTGGGCGCCGCGCTGGACTTCCTGCGCGCGACACTCGACCGCTTCGGGTGGCCGGAGCTGGTCGCCGCGCCGAAACAGCTCGACGACGTCGGCGCCCTGTTGACGGCCTCGGCCGGAGCCATGCCGCGGTACTCGATCGCCCCCTGA
- a CDS encoding sulfite exporter TauE/SafE family protein, producing the protein MLTYVWLFLIALCAGALGGLVGTGSSLVLLPVLVVMYGPRVAVPVMGIAAVMANVGRVLAWWKQIRWRPVLAYAVPGTPAAVLGAHTLLTVPQSVVENALGGFFLLMIAVRRIVAARRWRMRLWQLGVAGGVVGFLTGLVLSTGPLSVPVFTGYGLTGGAFLGTEAASAMVLYVAKMATFGQFGVLTHTVIIRGVAIGAALMLGPFLARPLVRRLHTRTYGLLIDLVLGVAGIGTLVATLR; encoded by the coding sequence ATGCTCACCTATGTCTGGCTGTTCCTGATCGCCCTGTGCGCCGGCGCGCTCGGCGGGCTGGTCGGCACCGGGTCGTCGTTGGTGCTGCTGCCGGTGCTCGTGGTGATGTATGGGCCGCGCGTCGCCGTACCGGTCATGGGCATCGCGGCCGTCATGGCCAACGTGGGCCGAGTCTTAGCCTGGTGGAAGCAGATTCGCTGGAGGCCCGTGCTCGCCTACGCCGTGCCGGGCACGCCCGCCGCCGTGCTCGGAGCCCATACGCTGCTGACCGTCCCCCAGTCCGTGGTGGAGAACGCGCTCGGCGGCTTCTTCCTGCTGATGATCGCCGTGCGCCGGATCGTCGCGGCGCGCCGATGGCGGATGCGGTTGTGGCAGCTCGGCGTCGCGGGTGGCGTTGTCGGTTTCCTCACCGGCCTGGTCCTGTCCACCGGTCCGCTCAGCGTGCCGGTGTTCACCGGGTACGGACTCACCGGCGGCGCCTTCCTGGGCACCGAGGCCGCCAGTGCCATGGTGCTCTACGTGGCCAAGATGGCCACCTTCGGCCAGTTCGGAGTCCTGACCCACACCGTCATCATCCGCGGCGTCGCGATCGGGGCCGCGCTGATGCTGGGGCCGTTCCTGGCCCGTCCACTGGTGCGCCGCCTGCACACCCGAACCTACGGCCTGCTCATCGACCTCGTGCTGGGCGTCGCGGGCATCGGGACCCTCGTAGCGACCCTGCGCTGA
- the hisS gene encoding histidine--tRNA ligase, which produces MTEFSAPKGVPDYFPPDSAQFVAVRSSLLGAARRAGYGDIELPVFEDTALFARGVGESTDVVSKEMYTFADRGDRSVTLRPEGTAGVVRAVIEHGLDRGALPVKLCYAGPFFRYERPQAGRYRQLQQVGVEAIGVDDPALDAEVIAVADAGFRSLGLDGFRLEITSLGDETCRPQYRELLQEFLLGLDLDDDTRRRAQINPLRVLDDKRPEVRAMTAGAPVLLDHLSGGAKQHFDTVLAHLDAIGVPYVVNPRMVRGLDYYTKTTFEFVHDGLGAQSGIGGGGRYDGLMRQLGGQDLSGIGFGLGVDRTLLALRAEGKSVGESARCDVFCVPLSEAAKLRLAVLAAQLRSSGIRVDMAYGDRGLKGAMRAADRSGARVALVLGDRDIEAGTAGVKDLATGEQVSVPLDSVVGEVVSRFAG; this is translated from the coding sequence GTGACGGAGTTCTCGGCTCCCAAGGGCGTCCCGGATTACTTCCCGCCCGATTCGGCGCAGTTCGTGGCCGTGCGCTCCAGCCTGCTCGGCGCTGCGCGGCGGGCCGGTTACGGCGACATCGAGCTGCCCGTCTTCGAGGACACCGCCCTGTTCGCCCGCGGCGTCGGCGAATCCACCGACGTGGTGTCCAAGGAGATGTATACGTTCGCCGACCGCGGGGACCGCTCGGTGACCCTGCGCCCGGAGGGCACGGCCGGGGTGGTTCGCGCGGTGATCGAACACGGGCTCGACCGCGGCGCCCTGCCGGTCAAGCTGTGCTATGCGGGCCCGTTCTTCCGCTACGAGCGACCCCAGGCCGGCCGCTACCGGCAGCTGCAACAGGTTGGCGTCGAGGCGATCGGCGTCGACGACCCGGCGCTGGACGCCGAGGTGATCGCGGTCGCCGACGCCGGCTTCCGTTCGCTGGGGCTCGACGGGTTCCGGCTCGAGATCACCTCCCTGGGTGACGAGACCTGCCGTCCGCAGTATCGGGAGTTGTTGCAGGAGTTCTTGCTTGGGCTCGACCTCGACGACGACACCCGGCGGCGCGCGCAGATCAACCCGCTGCGGGTGCTCGACGACAAGCGTCCCGAGGTGCGCGCGATGACGGCCGGCGCACCGGTGCTGCTCGACCATCTCTCGGGCGGCGCCAAGCAGCACTTCGACACCGTGCTCGCGCACCTGGACGCGATCGGGGTCCCGTACGTCGTCAACCCCCGCATGGTGCGCGGGCTGGATTACTACACCAAGACCACCTTCGAGTTCGTCCACGATGGTCTGGGCGCGCAGTCCGGCATCGGCGGCGGCGGCCGCTACGACGGCCTGATGCGCCAGCTCGGCGGCCAGGACCTGTCCGGCATCGGGTTCGGCCTCGGGGTGGACCGGACCCTGCTGGCGCTGCGCGCGGAGGGCAAGAGCGTGGGGGAGTCCGCCAGGTGCGACGTGTTCTGCGTGCCGCTGAGCGAGGCGGCCAAGCTGCGGCTGGCGGTGTTGGCGGCGCAGCTGCGTTCGTCCGGTATCCGCGTCGACATGGCCTACGGCGACCGCGGCCTCAAGGGCGCGATGCGCGCGGCCGACCGTTCGGGCGCCCGCGTCGCGCTGGTGCTCGGCGACCGCGACATCGAAGCGGGTACCGCCGGGGTCAAGGACCTGGCGACCGGCGAGCAGGTTTCGGTGCCTTTGGATTCCGTTGTCGGCGAGGTTGTTTCGCGCTTCGCCGGGTGA
- a CDS encoding MBL fold metallo-hydrolase yields the protein MLITGFPAGLLQCNCYVLAERPGTDAVIVDPGQGAMGPIRRILDKNRLTPAAVLLTHGHIDHIWSAQKVSDTFGCPTYIHPEDRFMLKDPIHGLGPRLAQVMAGAFFREPRQVVELDRDGDKLDLGSVSVNVDHTPGHTRGSVVFRVSADEEVVFTGDTLFERSVGRTDLFGGSGRDLLTSILGKLLVLDDKTVVLPGHGNSTTIGAERRLNPFLEGLGT from the coding sequence GTGTTGATCACCGGATTTCCCGCGGGGCTGTTGCAGTGCAACTGCTACGTGCTGGCCGAACGGCCCGGAACGGACGCCGTCATCGTCGATCCGGGGCAGGGCGCCATGGGCCCGATCCGGCGCATTCTCGACAAGAACCGGCTGACCCCGGCGGCGGTGCTGTTGACGCACGGGCACATCGACCACATCTGGTCCGCGCAGAAGGTGTCCGACACCTTCGGCTGCCCCACCTACATCCACCCCGAGGACCGGTTCATGCTGAAGGACCCGATCCACGGGCTGGGACCGCGGCTGGCGCAGGTGATGGCGGGGGCCTTCTTCCGCGAGCCCAGGCAGGTTGTCGAGCTCGACCGCGACGGCGACAAGCTCGACCTCGGCAGTGTGAGCGTGAACGTCGATCACACGCCGGGGCACACCCGCGGATCGGTGGTCTTCCGGGTGTCGGCCGACGAAGAGGTGGTGTTCACCGGCGACACGCTGTTCGAACGCTCGGTGGGCCGCACCGACCTGTTCGGCGGCAGCGGCCGTGACCTGCTGACGTCGATCCTGGGCAAGCTCCTGGTGCTCGACGACAAGACCGTCGTGCTGCCGGGGCACGGAAACTCCACCACCATCGGCGCCGAGCGGCGGCTGAACCCCTTCCTCGAGGGCCTGGGCACGTGA